The Streptomyces sp. cg36 genomic interval AGCAAGCGCGAGACCAGCCGGGCGAACCGGTCCATCCCGGTGTCGGAAGCCGCCGACAGGCCGGCCAGCCGCAAGGCCCGCCGGCGTGTGGCGCCCGGGTCCGCCCTGGATTCCCGGCCCTGATTCGGCATCCGCCCTCCGGTCCCGACGTCCCGAGGCCATCAACAGCATCGTAGAGCAGCGGGAGGCTCATCGCGTCGGACTGGGGGCGCTGAGGGCGGCGGTGGGCGGGCGAGCGGCCTGCCGAACGGGCTGGGCGTTGCCATGTTTGCCCGGTCGGCCGCGGGGAACTCGACGACGCGGCGCCGAAGGCGAACCGGGCTGCGCGGAGGCTTGCGCAGGCTGCGGGGACACCTGCCCGGTCAGTGGTCCTCGCGCTCCCGGCCGCCCGTCGCACGCCCCGTTCTCGGGGCGGTCCCGCAGCGCGGCCCAAGACCCCGGCAGCTCTTTCCTCGCCACCATCCCAAGGAGCCCCGGGTGCCCAGTAGCACACGCACCACCGCACCGCCGGACGTGACCGGCCGACCGCTTGTGTACGACGGCAAGACGCCCTTCCCTCTCAGCGAGCCCCCTCGGCGGTCCTCCGCCGAGCGGATCCACCTGGCGGTGACCGGGCTGATCGTGGCCTTCCCGTTCCTGGCCCTGGTTCTGGGCGGTTGGCTGCTGTGGGGCAGCCTCATCGGCCCCCTCGACGTACTGCTCGCCCTGCTTTGCTATGTCGTGACCGGACTCGGGGTCACGGCCGGCTTCCACCGGCTGCTGACCCATCGCAGCTACACCGCCCGCCCCGCGCTCGGCGTCGCACTCGCCGTGGCTGGCTCGATGAGCTTCCAGGGTGATGTGATCGCCTGGGTCGCCCTGCACCGCCGTCACCACGCCTTCACCGACCAACCCGGTGACCCGCACTCACCGTTCCGCTACGGGACCACGCTGCGCGGGCAGTTGCGGGGCCTGGTCCACGCGCATGTGGGCTGGCTGTTCAGCGGCGAATCACCCGCAGCCGAGCGGTACGCTCCGGATCTGCTGGCCGACCGTCACATGCGGGTGCTGGCACGGGTCTTCCCGGGGCTGTGCGTCCTGAGCCTGGCACTGCCGTGCGCGGCGGGCTGGGCCCTCGGAGGCAGCCCGCATGCCGCGCTGACCGCCCTGCTGTGGGCCGGTCTGGTGCGCGTGGCCCTGCTCCAGCACGTGACGTGGAGCGTCAACTCGCTGTGCCACATGATCGGCGCGCGCCCCTTCCGCACCCGCCGCCATGACCGGGCGACCAACCTGTGGCCGCTCGCCGTGCTCTCCTTCGGGGAGAGCTGGCACAACCTGCACCACGCCGACCCCACCTGTGCCCGGCACGGCGTCGACCGGGGCCAGATCGATCTGACTGCCTTCACCATCCGCCTTTTCGAGCGGCTGGGCTGGGCGACCGATGTGCACTGGCCCCTGCCCGGACGGCTCGACAACCGGCGCGTCTGAGAAGTGGGTGGGGACCCTGTGATGCCCCTTCCGCTTGTCGTCGACGCGCTCCGCCCGAAGAGGAAGGGATTCCCAATTATGCTGTCAAGTCCCGGGGATGACGCTTCGTGACTGGATCATGCCGCCATGGCCGCGGGTTGGGCTGCGGTGGTCGCGAAGACGCGGTGGTCGCGTATCAGGGCCCAGAGCACGTTCAGGCGGCGCCTGGCCAGAGCGAGAACAGCCTGCTTGTGGGACTTCCCCTCGGCGCGTTTGCGGTGGTAGAAGCGTTTCGACTCAGGGCAGTGCACCGAGGCGACCTGCGCGGAGAGGTAGAACATCCGCAGGAGGCGGCGGCTGTAGCGGCGGGGTCTGCGCAGGTTGCCGCTGACCTTGCCCGAATCGCGGGGAACGGGGGCGAGTCCGGCGACGCCAGCGAGCCGGTCCGGTGTGCCGAAGGCGCTCATGTCGCCGCCGGTGGCGGCGATGAACTCCGCACCCAGCATGTCGCCGATGCCGGGCATGGAAGTAATCACCTCGGCATCGGGATGCTCGCGAAACCGGCCCTCGATCAGGGCTTCCAGTTCCGCGATCTCCTGGTCGAGGGCCATCACCTCCCGAGTGAGGGTGTGGACCATCTTGGCGGCGGTTCTCTCCCCGGGCACCACCGTGTGCTGGGCCTCGCCCGCGGTCACTGCCGCGTCCGCGGCGCTCTTGGCGAGAGCGAGGGTGCGGACGCCATGGTTCTTCAGCCAGGTCGCCAGCCGGGCCCTGCCGACGCGACGCAGGGCGGCCGGCGTCTGGTACTTGGTGAGCAGAACGAGCGCGGTCTTGGACGCGCTGTAGTCGAAGGCCCGCTCCAAGGCGGGGAAGTACTCCAGCATCTGGGCCCTCAGCCGGTTGATCGCTCTCGTGCGGTCCGCAGACAGGTCCATGCGGCGGGCCGTGAGGATCTTCAGGTCGACTGCGATTTCACTGGTCTCCTGCAGCGGTTGCAGGTCGCGGCGCATCCGAGCCTGGTCAGCGATGACGAAGGCGTCCTTCGCGTCCGTCTTGCCGCTGCCCCGGTAGGCGCCGGAGGCGTGATGAACGGTTCGGCCGGGGATGTAGAACAGCCGCTGCCCGTGGTTGACCAGCAGGGCGATCCACAGCGCGGCGCCACCGGCGTTGAGGTCGACCGCCCACGTGACGGGGATGTCGTCCGCCAAGTCAAGGACGTTGCCCAGCAGTTGCAGCAACTCGTCCTCGTTGTTGGGCACCCGCTGCGAGAGCTGTATCCGGCCCTCGGCGTCGATGACCGTGCAGTGGTGCTCGGCCTTGCCCGCGTCTGTCCCGGCCCACAGTTCGGGCACCGGCCCCTCCTTCGTCGCTCTTCCGTGCTGTCCCAGCAGACGACCTCGCTGTCACGTCCATACAAGCGATTCAGTTCGCGCATCCCAATCAGCAGCCGAGTCGTCGCGGGGCGCCGGGCGGCCAATCCCTTCAAGCCACACACGCGGCAACACGATGACAGCCACACCCGGCACCCCTGGGCGTCCCGATCCTACGAATGACCGCGATCAACCCACGAAGAAAGGTATGGAGAGCACCATGATCGAGTCCGCGCCCCTGCGCGAATGGCGCAATCAGGCAGTCGTGGACGAGGAGGACCACAAGATCGGGGTCTTGGAGGGGATCTACGTGGACACCGCGACCGACAGACCCGCCATGGCCACCGTACGGTGCGGTCTTCCCACCCGGAACCGGCTGCTGTTCGTCCTGGTGGCCGAAGCCATCGTGGGCCCGGGCTATGTGAAGGTGCCTTATCCCAGGGCCCTGGTGCGCAAGGCCCCTCCCATCGGGACGGACGACGTGCTGCCCGCCGGGCAGGAACCGGAGATCTTCCAGTACTACGGCCTCGTCTACCAGCCCGGTATGTCGGGCGAGCGCCAACTGGCACGGCGCTGACCACCGGGCCCCCACCGTCCGGGCGCCGTGCAAGATGCGCGCGGCGGGCGTGCGGCCGAGCATGGGCGTGAGCGCTGTCCGATCCGTGCGCAGTGGCTTGCCCGGTATTCCGAGGACGGATGGAAGACGATGCGGACCCAGAGGTACGAGCTGGTCTTCGAGGGCGGTCCCGAGCCGGGGCAGGACATCGTGGTGGTGTCCGTGACCGGGCAGAAGGGGCCGGGCGGGCACCCCGTGTACGCCGACGACACCGGCATCGTCAGGGCTGAGATCAGCGACCGGGGCGAGGTCCGTGTGCTGGCCAGCAGCGGTGGCCAGGAACCGGCCCGGCCGGTGCGCGCGCGAGCGCTGCCGTCCTGAGTAACCGTCCCGGGCACCCGCCGTCTCGCCCGCCGCCGCTCATCCCGGTGAGCGGCCCGACGGCGGCGGGTATCGCGGAGGCCGACGGTGCGCCTGCCGCGCGCCGGCCCGCCGGATGCCGCCCGTCCTGGTCAGCGCCCGCAGGGCGGGGTCGGGGCAGCGGCGTGAGAGGTGATGCGGACAGCGGAGGATGGGCGACTGCATGCGGAGCATGGGCGTGGAAGAGGAGCTGTTGCTGGTCGATGCCGGCAGCGGTGAGCCGCTGGCACTGTCGGGGGCCGTGCTGGCGGCCGCGGACGGGGCGGCCGGGCAGCTGGCGGAGGGTGGCGGGCCGTGGGGGCACGCCTTCGAGAACGAGCTGCAGAAGGAGCAGGTGGAGTTCGCCACCAAACCGGTGACGGAGGCGGGCGAGCTCCTGGAGGAGATCACCCGCTGGCGAGCGCAGGCGGCGCGGCACGCTGCGTCCGCCGGGGCGCTGGTCGCGGCCCTCGGTACCTCCCCGCTGCCGGTGCGGCCCTCGTTGAGCACGGGCAGGCGGTACCAGTGGGTCGGCGAGCAGTTCGGCCTGACCGCGCAGGAGCAACTGACCTGCGGCTGCCACGTCCATGTGTCGGTCGAGTCGGACGAGGAGGGCGTCGCGGTCCTGGACCGGATCCGCCCGTGGCTGCCGGTGCTGACGGCGATGAGCGCGAACTCGCCGTTCTGGCAGGGGGAGGACAGTGGATACGAGAGCTACCGCAGCCGGGTGTGGAACCGGTTGCCCTCTGCCGGGCCCACGGACGTCTTCGGGTCCGCCGATCGGTATCACGAGCAGGTGCGCGCGATGCTCGGCACCGGTGTGCTGCGCGACGAGGGGATGATGTACTTCGACGCCCGCCTGTCCGCCGCCTACCCGACGGTGGAAGTCAGGGTCGCGGACGTCTGCCTGGAGGCGTCGACCCCGGTCCTGCTGGCGGCCCTGGTCCGCGGCCTGGTCGAGACCGCCGCCCGCGCCTGGCGGGACGGACGGCCTCCGGCCAGGGTCGGTACGGGCCTGCTGCGGCTGGCGGCTTGGCGCGCCGGGCGCTCGGGGCTGGACGGGCCGCTCATCGATCCCCGGACGATGCGCGAGACGTCGCCGGAAGGGGCTGTCGAGGCGCTCTGCAGCCACGTGTGCGAAGCCCTGGTAGACCACGGGGACGAGCATCGAGTCCGGGAGGGCATCGCCCGCCTGCTGGAGCACGGCAACGGGGCTCGCGTCCAGCGCGGGCTGCTGCGCACGCAGGGCACGCTCGGCGCTGTGGCCACCCGCTGTGCGGAGATCACCGTCGGCGGCAGCGCCTGAGCCGGGTGCGGTGCGTCGCTGCCGGCGGTCCGGGTGCCGTGTGGCAGGACCTCGGACGCACCGCGGCTGCCGCTCGCCGTCGGGCCGGGGCAGTGGGCCGCTGCCCACGGAGCCCGCGAAAACGGCCTCGGCGCGAGACCGGATTTCACGATCAAAATCTGTTCCGACCGCAAGAGATTTTGACGTGCGCGCTCAGGATTTCTTGTGCGGTGAGCGGTGACGGATTATTGACCAGTGCGGTTTCCGGTATTCCGTGCTACTGTCAATCTCAGTTGCAGTTGTGGTTCCCAAAAACTTCAAGTGCCCTCACCGTCGCTCTGTAGCCAGGGTGGGTGGGAGCGCTTTTGTGTGTTCCGGTCGTTTCTCCGGGTGGGGCAATCATCGCAGTGACGCGGGATCCGCACGGTGCGGGTTCCGGGAAATGCCCCGAAGGAGATTGACATGGCTGCCGGTACCGTCAAGTGGTTCAACGCGGAAAAGGGCTTCGGCTTCATCGAGCAGGAGGGCGGCGGCCCGGATGTGTTCGCCCACTAC includes:
- a CDS encoding acyl-CoA desaturase translates to MPSSTRTTAPPDVTGRPLVYDGKTPFPLSEPPRRSSAERIHLAVTGLIVAFPFLALVLGGWLLWGSLIGPLDVLLALLCYVVTGLGVTAGFHRLLTHRSYTARPALGVALAVAGSMSFQGDVIAWVALHRRHHAFTDQPGDPHSPFRYGTTLRGQLRGLVHAHVGWLFSGESPAAERYAPDLLADRHMRVLARVFPGLCVLSLALPCAAGWALGGSPHAALTALLWAGLVRVALLQHVTWSVNSLCHMIGARPFRTRRHDRATNLWPLAVLSFGESWHNLHHADPTCARHGVDRGQIDLTAFTIRLFERLGWATDVHWPLPGRLDNRRV
- a CDS encoding IS110 family transposase; the encoded protein is MPELWAGTDAGKAEHHCTVIDAEGRIQLSQRVPNNEDELLQLLGNVLDLADDIPVTWAVDLNAGGAALWIALLVNHGQRLFYIPGRTVHHASGAYRGSGKTDAKDAFVIADQARMRRDLQPLQETSEIAVDLKILTARRMDLSADRTRAINRLRAQMLEYFPALERAFDYSASKTALVLLTKYQTPAALRRVGRARLATWLKNHGVRTLALAKSAADAAVTAGEAQHTVVPGERTAAKMVHTLTREVMALDQEIAELEALIEGRFREHPDAEVITSMPGIGDMLGAEFIAATGGDMSAFGTPDRLAGVAGLAPVPRDSGKVSGNLRRPRRYSRRLLRMFYLSAQVASVHCPESKRFYHRKRAEGKSHKQAVLALARRRLNVLWALIRDHRVFATTAAQPAAMAA
- a CDS encoding PRC-barrel domain-containing protein, which encodes MIESAPLREWRNQAVVDEEDHKIGVLEGIYVDTATDRPAMATVRCGLPTRNRLLFVLVAEAIVGPGYVKVPYPRALVRKAPPIGTDDVLPAGQEPEIFQYYGLVYQPGMSGERQLARR
- a CDS encoding DUF6296 family protein; this translates as MRTQRYELVFEGGPEPGQDIVVVSVTGQKGPGGHPVYADDTGIVRAEISDRGEVRVLASSGGQEPARPVRARALPS
- a CDS encoding glutamate--cysteine ligase, producing the protein MRSMGVEEELLLVDAGSGEPLALSGAVLAAADGAAGQLAEGGGPWGHAFENELQKEQVEFATKPVTEAGELLEEITRWRAQAARHAASAGALVAALGTSPLPVRPSLSTGRRYQWVGEQFGLTAQEQLTCGCHVHVSVESDEEGVAVLDRIRPWLPVLTAMSANSPFWQGEDSGYESYRSRVWNRLPSAGPTDVFGSADRYHEQVRAMLGTGVLRDEGMMYFDARLSAAYPTVEVRVADVCLEASTPVLLAALVRGLVETAARAWRDGRPPARVGTGLLRLAAWRAGRSGLDGPLIDPRTMRETSPEGAVEALCSHVCEALVDHGDEHRVREGIARLLEHGNGARVQRGLLRTQGTLGAVATRCAEITVGGSA